In Desulfobulbus oralis, one DNA window encodes the following:
- a CDS encoding DUF5625 family protein gives MPQLIIFWVLLTVFLLLAPLREQKPPENAIKLIHFQANGLPFTGILGNSFLMHDDKTKTKVELLSVGTPFSLSRGNEEVSFDFEVKKGGDEIRTDYMFVLTVSSEENNRDEVEKLVGGSCYNNINMNYGAPISIYIKIIKKGENIPVIDKVESKTCRIASGFDMYYRSSLAISRLIHEAELSEGKYNIYIKNLLPVHEYNKHKLYLKISTW, from the coding sequence ATGCCGCAACTCATTATTTTCTGGGTTTTGCTAACTGTTTTCCTCCTGCTTGCCCCGCTGCGAGAGCAGAAACCACCGGAAAACGCCATAAAATTGATTCATTTTCAGGCAAACGGATTGCCATTTACTGGCATTCTGGGTAATTCTTTCTTGATGCACGATGATAAAACCAAAACAAAAGTAGAGCTATTGAGCGTAGGGACGCCTTTTTCACTTTCTCGGGGGAACGAAGAGGTTAGTTTTGATTTTGAAGTAAAAAAAGGAGGAGATGAGATTAGAACTGATTATATGTTCGTACTTACTGTTTCTTCTGAAGAAAATAATCGAGATGAAGTAGAGAAATTAGTTGGAGGATCATGTTATAATAATATTAATATGAATTATGGGGCTCCTATCTCTATTTATATAAAAATTATAAAGAAAGGGGAAAATATACCTGTAATAGATAAAGTAGAATCAAAAACATGTCGAATTGCATCAGGATTTGATATGTATTATCGAAGTTCATTGGCAATATCAAGGCTTATTCATGAAGCTGAATTATCTGAAGGCAAATATAATATATATATCAAAAATCTACTTCCTGTCCATGAATACAATAAACATAAATTATATCTAAAAATATCTACTTGGTAA
- a CDS encoding radical SAM protein produces MNETISVPLARTVGFQPGERNVFLHLLTACNLHCRHCYINPPEHGTNMLSLDTVRQWLALFARPAQSGQASNLILLGGEPTLHPDLAAIIRLAKSLRYAVTVDSNGYLFHDLLEKTTPQELDYLSFSLDGPEAAVNDPIRGTGSFQVCTENIRRAVAKGFQASLICTVSALNIRHIARMPALAASLGIKRLFLQVIGLRGKPAAGAASAGGSWQVQPEDWFATVPQVAMDAAARGLHVVYPKVYLEETDRFECAGTAAENYFVFPNGRVYRCPLCEDFPIHSLEIAGNALVRHAGLNEDRFFALNIPEGCVMNRLLQPDNIGYDRNGRPLHRISCCLLKQEILPAK; encoded by the coding sequence ATGAACGAAACGATTTCTGTGCCACTGGCCCGCACTGTCGGTTTCCAGCCAGGTGAACGCAATGTGTTTTTGCATCTGCTGACTGCCTGCAATCTGCACTGCCGGCACTGCTACATCAACCCGCCGGAGCATGGCACGAACATGCTCTCCCTGGACACGGTGCGGCAGTGGCTGGCGCTCTTCGCCCGGCCTGCGCAGAGCGGGCAGGCCAGCAATCTGATTCTTCTGGGCGGCGAGCCCACCCTGCATCCCGATCTGGCCGCCATCATCCGTCTGGCCAAAAGCCTGCGCTATGCGGTGACCGTGGATTCCAACGGCTATCTCTTTCACGATCTCCTGGAAAAAACCACGCCGCAGGAACTGGACTATCTGAGCTTCAGTCTGGATGGGCCGGAGGCAGCGGTCAACGACCCCATCCGCGGAACGGGCAGCTTTCAGGTCTGCACGGAAAATATCCGCCGGGCCGTGGCCAAAGGCTTCCAGGCCAGTCTCATCTGCACCGTTTCGGCGCTGAATATCCGGCATATCGCCCGGATGCCGGCGCTGGCGGCTTCCCTGGGCATCAAACGCCTTTTTCTGCAGGTGATCGGTCTGCGTGGCAAGCCAGCCGCCGGAGCGGCCTCTGCCGGCGGGAGCTGGCAGGTGCAGCCGGAAGACTGGTTCGCCACGGTGCCCCAGGTGGCGATGGACGCGGCGGCGCGCGGCCTGCACGTGGTCTATCCCAAGGTCTATCTGGAGGAGACAGATCGCTTTGAATGCGCCGGCACGGCAGCGGAAAACTACTTCGTGTTTCCGAATGGCCGCGTGTACCGCTGCCCGCTCTGCGAGGATTTCCCCATCCACAGCCTGGAAATTGCCGGGAATGCCCTGGTGCGGCATGCCGGCCTGAACGAAGACCGTTTTTTTGCCCTGAATATCCCGGAGGGCTGCGTCATGAACCGGCTGCTGCAGCCGGACAACATCGGCTACGACAGGAACGGCAGGCCCCTGCACCGCATTTCCTGCTGTCTTCTGAAACAGGAAATTCTGCCCGCAAAATAA
- a CDS encoding Hsp20/alpha crystallin family protein codes for MSEQELKVQEKHSAQTQGESTKDEPCYAPQVDIFETEHEMVVVADMPGVRPEGVDISLEDNVLTIRGRREADARGGRQILEEYVPGHYLRRFTVAESIDQEHIAASLADGVLKVRLPKAAPAQPRKIVVSAG; via the coding sequence ATGAGTGAACAGGAATTGAAGGTTCAGGAAAAGCACAGCGCCCAAACCCAGGGTGAGAGCACCAAGGACGAGCCCTGCTACGCACCGCAGGTGGACATTTTTGAAACAGAGCACGAGATGGTGGTCGTAGCCGACATGCCGGGCGTGCGGCCGGAGGGCGTGGACATCTCGCTCGAGGACAATGTGCTGACCATTCGGGGCCGGCGCGAAGCGGATGCCCGCGGCGGCAGGCAGATTCTGGAAGAATATGTGCCGGGCCACTATCTCAGGCGCTTTACCGTGGCGGAAAGCATTGACCAGGAGCATATCGCCGCCTCCCTGGCCGACGGCGTGCTCAAGGTGCGACTGCCCAAGGCAGCGCCGGCCCAGCCAAGGAAGATTGTGGTCAGCGCCGGATGA